A genome region from Gossypium hirsutum isolate 1008001.06 chromosome A04, Gossypium_hirsutum_v2.1, whole genome shotgun sequence includes the following:
- the LOC107948918 gene encoding uncharacterized protein, with product MEGLIPFVYRAIVQYKSGKEDHVLATWFNESPSASYMRLPTGDSDRFQISDDRIFESDNYGKFSTSSSSSSSSSMVAPSASTKIILSTGVQSPAVCRLTPRRVVT from the coding sequence ATGGAAGGTCTTATCCCTTTTGTTTACAGGGCTATAGTCCAGTACAAGAGCGGAAAAGAAGATCACGTTTTAGCAACATGGTTCAACGAGTCACCCTCGGCTTCTTACATGAGACTCCCCACCGGAGATTCTGATCGCTTCCAAATATCCGATGATCGAATCTTTGAATCAGATAATTATGGGAAGTTTTccacttcatcatcatcatcatcatcatcttccatGGTTGCTCCTTCTGCTAGTACTAAGATTATTTTATCAACCGGAGTTCAATCTCCTGCTGTCTGTCGTTTGACTCCTCGCCGCGTCGTTACATGA